In a single window of the Drosophila albomicans strain 15112-1751.03 chromosome 3, ASM965048v2, whole genome shotgun sequence genome:
- the LOC117570204 gene encoding U3 small nucleolar RNA-associated protein 25 homolog translates to MRGKQRNRGSQPKRKSTPLHKADKFSRNNKFIQRSRQMEKSYTTQTQFHKDTTSDNINMCVDLLPSIKEDANTCYEQLVDQYSAANTALEVKEDNAIILTANTKDPDSDKDESNTSNLKPCNSFTKRFDFELSSDDITDLISNERNIYKFKWSEIGDFRVEIPKLKSLNTTNANYNRPPIATKSADLQVLEVKSQLCQNVRYPLSALEMQVFHCANNYLDIYYPRRTHDNAEEIRYAYCLHVVNHMLKSRLLILRNNEKIAGLAKDPNLLSSEVSIPDALRDQGLTRMKVLIILPFRESALKTVQNIGNLMFANHKDKKNGLPIARYERFINDFSGDTIYFPKTNPKPRDYEQTFAGNTDDNFKIGIRFTKKTMSLYSDISSSDILIASPLALRMIINDKEQDFDFLNSIELLVIDQAELFMAQNWENLLYVLDHLHLQPQKLPDTNCQRVRSYCLNGTSRFYRQTLFFASHELPEFRGLMNNKCHNYQGRVRITNKIQVGDISNVVTPIEQVFQRIDCSSVESAFNDRFQYFVRHILPQFTRSGQSHCLIYVPSYFDYVRLRNHFKNEMVNYVQISEYTKKEKISRARDIFFHSGAQFMLYSERAHFFRRTRIKGVRNLIFYQPPNFPSFYSELINLMLETNQNPRDGLQNVMNVKILFTKYDVLSLSNIVGNENAMKVISGLSDSYSFSNNE, encoded by the exons atgaggGGAAAGCAGAGGAACAGAGGCTCTCAGCCAAAAAGGAAATCGACGCCTTTGCACAAAGCTGACAAGTTTTCCAGAAACAATAAGTTTATTCAACGGAGCAGACAAATGGAAAAATCGTACACAACACAAACCCAATTTCACAAAGATACAACAAGCGATAATATAAACATGTGTGTGGATCTTTTACCATCAATAAAAGAAGATGCCAATACATGTTACGAGCAACTTGTGGACCAATATAGCGCTGCCAACACAG CACTAGAAGTTAAAGAAGATAATGCGATAATTTTGACTGCAAATACAAAAGATCCCGATTCAGATAAAGATGAATCGAATACAAGCAATTTAAAGCCATGTAATTCATTTACAAAGAGGTTTGATTTTGAACTATCGTCAGATGATATTACCGATTTAATATCAAACGaacgaaatatttataaattcaaatggtCAGAAATTGGAGATTTTAGAGTTGAAATACCTAAGCTAAAATCATTGAATaccacaaatgcaaattataatcGACCTCCAATAGCCACAAAGTCAGCGGATCTTCAAGTTTTGGAGGTAAAATCACAATTGTGTCAGAATGTTAGATATCCATTGTCGGCGCTAGAAATGCAAGTTTTTCATTGTGCAAATAATTACCTGGACATCTATTATCCGCGACGTACTCATGATAATGCCGAGGAAATTCGCTATGCGTATTGTCTTCATGTGGTCAATCACATGCTGAAAAGTAGGTTATTGATTTTACGTAATAATGAGAAAATAGCCGGACTCGCTAAGGATCCTAACCTGTTGTCAAGTGAGGTATCAATACCAGATGCTCTTAGAGATCAGGGTCTTACGCGCATGAAGGTTCTTATTATACTACCATTTCGCGAATCAGCGTTGAAAACTGTTCAAAATATAGGAAATTTAATGTTTGCAAATCACAAAG ataaaaaaaatggtttaCCTATAGCAAGATATGAGCGCTTCATCAATGATTTTTCTGGGGATACGATATATTTTCCTAAAACAAATCCTAAGCCTCGTGATTATGAGCAAACCTTTGCCGGCAATACTGATGACAACTTTAAAATTGGCATTCGATTCACGAAGAAAACAATGTCATTATATTCGGACATAAGTTCGTCcgatattttaattgcatcgCCTTTGGCATTACGCATGATTATCAACGACAAAGAGCAAGACTTCGACTTTCTCAATTCTATTGAACTACTTGTAATTGATCAAGCCGAACTTTTTATGGCACAGAACTGGGAGAATCTGCTGTATGTACTTGATCATCTGCATTTGCAGCCTCAAAAATTGCCGGACACCAACTGCCAGCGCGTTCGATCTTATTGTCTTAATGGGACTTCTCGTTTCTATCGTCAAACGCTGTTTTTCGCATCTCACGAACTGCCTGAATTTCGCGGTTTAATGAACAATAAATGTCACAATTATCAGGGAAGAGTGCGCATTACAAATAAGATTCAAGTTGGCGATATTTCCAATGTTGTAACACCAATTGAGCAAGTTTTTCAACGCATTGATTGTTCAAGTGTAGAATCGGCTTTTAATGATCGCTTTCAATACTTTGTTCGTCATATTTTACCACAGTTTACACGATCTGGACAATCGCATTGTCTAATCTATGTCCCCAGCTATTTTGATTATGTGCGATTGCGAAATCACTTTAAAAATGAGATGGTTAATTATGTGCAAATAAgtgaatatacaaaaaaggaaaagatcTCTCGAGCTAGAGATATATTCTTTCATAGTGGAGCACAGTTTATGCTTTATTCCGAACGTGCGCACTTCTTTCGGCGCACTCGTATTAAGGGCGTAAGAAACTTAATTTTCTATCAACCTCCCAACTTTCCAAGCTTTTACTCAGAATTAATTAACTTGATGCTAGAAACTAATCAGAATCCTCGAGATGGGCTACAGAATGTGATGAATgtcaaaatattgtttactAAATATGACGTTCTCAGTTTAAGTAATATCGTTGGAAACGAGAATGCTATGAAAGTGATCTCGGGCTTAAGTGATTCCTACTCATTCTCCAATAATGAATAG
- the LOC117569986 gene encoding G protein alpha s subunit isoform X1 — protein sequence MGCFGSPTSKQSDVSSEDSKSQKRRSDAISRQLQKDKQLYRATHRLLLLGAGESGKSTIVKQMRILHVDGFSEQEKKQKIDDIKKNIRDAILTITGAMSTLNPPVALEKKENEPRVEYIQDYASSPDFNYPPEFYEHTEELWKDKGVLQTYERSNEYQLIDCAKYFLDRVSTIKNPNYTPNEQDILRCRVLTSGIFETRFQVDKVNFHMFDVGGQRDERRKWIQCFNDVTAIIFVTACSSYNMVLREDPTQNRLRESLDLFKSIWNNRWLRTISIILFLNKQDLLAEKIKAGKSKLSEYFSEFNKYQTPSDTGDAIMESNDDPEVIRAKYFIRDEFLRISTASGDGKHYCYPHFTCAVDTENIKRVFNDCRDIIQRMHLRQYELL from the exons ATGGGTTGTTTTGGCTCACCAACCTCCAAACAGTCCGATGTCAGTTCGGAGGATTCGAAAAGTCAAAAGCGTCGCAGCGATGCCATCTCACGGCAATTGCAAAAGGATAAACAGCTCTATCGAGCTACACACAGGCTCCTGTTATTGGGAGCGGGTGAGTCGGGCAAATCAACTATAGTCAAACAGATGCGAATATTGCATGTCGATGGATTTTCTGAACAagagaagaagcagaaaattgatgatattaaaaagaatattcGAGATGCTATATTG ACTATTACAGGAGCCATGAGCACACTTAATCCACCTGTAGCTttagaaaagaaagaaaatgagCCTAGGGTGGAATACATTCAGGATTATGCTTCTA GTCCCGACTTTAACTATCCTCCTGAATTTTATGAACACACCGAAGAATTGTGGAAAGACAAAGGGGTCCTACAAACCTATGAAAGGTCAAATGAATATCAATTAATTGACTGTGCAAAATA ctttttGGATCGAGTAAGCACAATTAAGAATCCAAATTATACACCAAATGAACAAGATATTCTACGGTGCCGTGTTTTGACTTCTGGAATATTTGAAACAAGATTTCAAGTCGACAAAGTTAATTTTCA TATGTTTGATGTGGGAGGTCAGCGCGATGAGCGACGAAAATGGATTCAATGTTTCAATGATGTAACTGCTATAATATTTGTAACAGCATGCTCAAGTTATAATATGGTTTTGCGTGAGGACCCCACTCAAAATCGACTTCGAGAATCCTTGGACTTATTTAAGAGTATTTGGAATAACAG ATGGCTGCGCACAATTTCCATTATACTTTTTCTAAATAAGCAAGATTTGTTAGCAGAGAAAATAAAGGCTGGAAAAAGTAAATTGTCGGAATATTTCTCCGAGTTTAACAAATATCAAACGCCAA gcgATACAGGTGACGCAATAATGGAATCCAATGATGACCCAGAAGTAATAAgagcaaaatatttcatacgGGACGAGTTTCTG CGTATATCAACTGCAAGTGGAGATGGTAAACACTATTGTTACCCACATTTCACATGCGCCGTTGACACAGAAAACATCAAACGAGTTTTTAATGATTGTAGGGATATAATTCAGAGGATGCACCTTCGTCAATATGAATTGTTATAG
- the LOC117569986 gene encoding guanine nucleotide-binding protein G(s) subunit alpha isoform X2 — protein sequence MGCFGSPTSKQSDVSSEDSKSQKRRSDAISRQLQKDKQLYRATHRLLLLGAGESGKSTIVKQMRILHVDGFSEQEKKQKIDDIKKNIRDAILTITGAMSTLNPPVALEKKENEPRVEYIQDYASSPDFNYPPEFYEHTEELWKDKGVLQTYERSNEYQLIDCAKYFLDRVSTIKNPNYTPNEQDILRCRVLTSGIFETRFQVDKVNFHMFDVGGQRDERRKWIQCFNDVTAIIFVTACSSYNMVLREDPTQNRLRESLDLFKSIWNNRWLRTISIILFLNKQDLLAEKIKAGKSKLSEYFSEFNKYQTPSDAIMESNDDPEVIRAKYFIRDEFLRISTASGDGKHYCYPHFTCAVDTENIKRVFNDCRDIIQRMHLRQYELL from the exons ATGGGTTGTTTTGGCTCACCAACCTCCAAACAGTCCGATGTCAGTTCGGAGGATTCGAAAAGTCAAAAGCGTCGCAGCGATGCCATCTCACGGCAATTGCAAAAGGATAAACAGCTCTATCGAGCTACACACAGGCTCCTGTTATTGGGAGCGGGTGAGTCGGGCAAATCAACTATAGTCAAACAGATGCGAATATTGCATGTCGATGGATTTTCTGAACAagagaagaagcagaaaattgatgatattaaaaagaatattcGAGATGCTATATTG ACTATTACAGGAGCCATGAGCACACTTAATCCACCTGTAGCTttagaaaagaaagaaaatgagCCTAGGGTGGAATACATTCAGGATTATGCTTCTA GTCCCGACTTTAACTATCCTCCTGAATTTTATGAACACACCGAAGAATTGTGGAAAGACAAAGGGGTCCTACAAACCTATGAAAGGTCAAATGAATATCAATTAATTGACTGTGCAAAATA ctttttGGATCGAGTAAGCACAATTAAGAATCCAAATTATACACCAAATGAACAAGATATTCTACGGTGCCGTGTTTTGACTTCTGGAATATTTGAAACAAGATTTCAAGTCGACAAAGTTAATTTTCA TATGTTTGATGTGGGAGGTCAGCGCGATGAGCGACGAAAATGGATTCAATGTTTCAATGATGTAACTGCTATAATATTTGTAACAGCATGCTCAAGTTATAATATGGTTTTGCGTGAGGACCCCACTCAAAATCGACTTCGAGAATCCTTGGACTTATTTAAGAGTATTTGGAATAACAG ATGGCTGCGCACAATTTCCATTATACTTTTTCTAAATAAGCAAGATTTGTTAGCAGAGAAAATAAAGGCTGGAAAAAGTAAATTGTCGGAATATTTCTCCGAGTTTAACAAATATCAAACGCCAA GTGACGCAATAATGGAATCCAATGATGACCCAGAAGTAATAAgagcaaaatatttcatacgGGACGAGTTTCTG CGTATATCAACTGCAAGTGGAGATGGTAAACACTATTGTTACCCACATTTCACATGCGCCGTTGACACAGAAAACATCAAACGAGTTTTTAATGATTGTAGGGATATAATTCAGAGGATGCACCTTCGTCAATATGAATTGTTATAG